The Cellulosimicrobium cellulans genome contains the following window.
GCCGGGCCCGGCGTGGCGGCTCACCACGAGCACCGGTGCCCCGTCGAGGCCGTCCGCCTCGCTGAGGTCGACGTCGATCCGCAGGCGCAGCGTCCAGCGCACCTGCCAGAACAGCACCGACAGCATCCGGCCGGCGAGCCGCACGTGCGCGCGCCGGAACGCGGGCCGGTGCAGCGCCCAGCCGAAGCCCGAACCCACCCAGAGCCCGAACAGGGCCAGGAGCGCGGCCGCGTCCCAGACGACGTAGAAGCTCGCGACCCACAGCACGCGCGGAGCGCGGAGCCGTCCAGGAAGGGCCCAGCTCACGATCCCGCCGACGAGCAGGACGAGCATGATGCTCGTCGGGACGAGCAGCACCGCGAGGACGACGACGGCCGGCGCGAGCACCAGCCGGCGGACCCACCGGGGCGGGGGCGGGACGTTCACGCGTCCCCGCCCAGCTCGTCCAGGTAGCGGCGCGACGCCGCGTACGACGAGGCGGCGCGGGCGCGCGTCGTGTCGAGCCGACGCGACGACGAGAGCCGGTCGTCGCCCGGGAGCGGCCCGCCGCTCGGCAGGACGTGGACGGCCACGTCGTCGGGGACCTCGGCGAGCTCGCGCGCGAACCGGTGCCGCCGGGAGATCTCGAACGTCACCTTCGCGACCTCGACCGCGGTCCGGGGCGGCCGCAGCGGTTCCTCGATCCGGCCGACCTGGAGCACCCAGACCGTCCGCGCACCGCGGCGCACGGCCTCGCCCAGCGGGATCGACGAGACCACGCCGCCGTCGACGTAGTGCTCGTCGCCGATGCGCGTCGGGGGCAGCGCGCCCGGCACGGACGCCGACGCGAGCACGGCCTCGACGAGCGGGCCGTCGCTGAACCACCGCTCGGCCGCCCGTTCGATCGACGCCGCGGCGACGACGAGCGGCACGGCGAGGTCGGCGAACGTCGTGCGCTCCCCGAGCACCTGGCGCAGGAGCGCGCGCAGGGGGGCAGGGCTGGCGAGGTGGGTGCGCGTCGTCGCGAGCCGGTGCACCTGGCGGTACCAGGCCTCGCCGTAGACCTGAGCCGCCGCCGGCGACGACCAGGCCGACTCGAGGCGGGGGACGACGGCGGGCGTCGGGTCGGCCGCGAGAGCCGCACCGTTGATCGCGCCGATCGACGTCCCGACGACCAGGTCGGGCGTGATGCCGCGTTCCAGCAGCGCGCGCAGCATGCCGATCTGGACCGCGCCGCGCACGCCACCGCCACCCAGGACGAACGCGGTGGGGGTGGGCGCCGTCGTCATGGACCGATCGTAGGCGCGGGTAGGCTGGCGCGCCGGGGCGAATGCCACGTACCGACCACTCGATCGACGACGATGGGCACCATGAGCACCACCAGCACGACGCGTGGTGCGCGCACGCGCACCGTGGACGGCAGCCCGGCCCCCGCACCGGTCGTGGTCCGGCGCGGGCCGTCGGGCGTGCTCGCCGCGCTCCAGGCCCTCGCGCTGTCGCTCGCGGTCGTCGTGCTGCCGGGGGTCGTGGCCTTCCTCGCGTCGTCCACCGGGTCCTCCGAGGGCACGGGGTGGGGCCAGTCCGTGACGATCGCCGCGGGCTTCTGGCTCCTCGGCCACGGGGTCCCGCTCGTCGCGAGCGGGACGACCGTCACGCTCGTCCCGCTGGGGCTCACCGCGCTCGCGCTGTTCTGCTGCTTCGCGTCCGCGCGCCGCTCCGCGCACACGACGACGTCCGCGTGGGTCGCGGGCACCGTGACCTACGCGCTCGCGACGCTGGGCGTCGCGCTCCTCGCGGGGTCCACCCCGCCCTGGGGCCTCGCGGTCGCCGTCGTCGGGGGCGCGCTCGTCGGCGGGCTCGGGCTCGGCGCCGGGATCCTCGCGCGGCCGGACGCTCCGTTCGTCGGCGACCTCACGCACCGGCTCGACGGGTGGCTCCCGCCGTCGGTGCGGCTGGGCCTGCGCGGCGGGCTGCTGGCCACGAGCCTGCTCGCCGGCGTCTCCGCCGTCGTCGTCGGGGCGTGGCTCGTCGCCGGGCGCGCGACGTCGGGCGACATCGTCGCCGGCCTCGTGCCCGGGACCGTCGGCGGGATCGTCCTCGCCCTCGCGCAGCTCGCCGTCCTGCCGAACGTCGTGGCCTGGGCGGGGGCGTGGCTCGTCGGGCCCGGATTCGCCGTCGGCGAGGGCAGCACCTTCGCACCCAGCGGCTCGGAACCGGGTGCGCTGCCCGCGGTCCCGCTCCTCGGCGCGCTGCCCGGCGACGACTGGACCAACCCCCTGACGCCCTGGGTGCCCGCGGTCGTCGTCGTCCTCGGGGTCGTGGCGGGGGCGTTCGTCTGGCGCCGCCTGCGCGACGTGACCGGCACCCACCCCGACGACGACGTCCGGTGGCTCGACGTCGGCCTCGCCGTGGGCGGGGTCGCGCTCGGCGCGGGACTCCTCGTCGGGGTCGTGAGCTGGCTCGCGGGCGGAGCCGTCGGGCCCGGGCGTCTCCAGGTCGTCGGCGCCGACGCGCTCGTCGTCGGAGCGCTCGCCGCGGCCGAGATCGGCGGCGGCGCCGCGCTCGCGATCCTGTGGTCGCGACTCGACGTGCTGGGCCGCCGCCACGCCCACCCCCTCGACGACGAGGCCTGACCTGCCGAGGTAGAGCCCCGGTCCGCCGAGGTAGAGCCGTAGTTGCGGAGGGGAGAGGGAGGGCGGTCTCAGGCGCCGTGGTCGCGGCGGGTGCCCCTCGTTAGCCGGGCTCTGGCGTGCGCGGCGGGGTGGCGTCGAGGTCGACCAGCGACGTCGGGACGGGGCAGTCGGGCGGGGCGGCAAGGTCCATCCGTGTCACCACCGACCAGCCGTCCTCGGTGAGCGGGAGCTCGAAGCGGGCGTCCTCGCCGACGGCGACGCTCGCCGACCATGCCTCGAGGCGGTCTGCGAGCACCGCCCAGTCGTCGGCCCATGACCGTGCCGGCCTGTCGGCGTCGAGCACGTCCGTGGGCACCGCGCCGACGGCTGTCGCGAGCGCGCGGGCACCCTGCGCGAGCTGGAGCGCGGCGGCGGCCCGCTCGGTAGCGGTCGCGGC
Protein-coding sequences here:
- a CDS encoding patatin-like phospholipase family protein is translated as MTTAPTPTAFVLGGGGVRGAVQIGMLRALLERGITPDLVVGTSIGAINGAALAADPTPAVVPRLESAWSSPAAAQVYGEAWYRQVHRLATTRTHLASPAPLRALLRQVLGERTTFADLAVPLVVAAASIERAAERWFSDGPLVEAVLASASVPGALPPTRIGDEHYVDGGVVSSIPLGEAVRRGARTVWVLQVGRIEEPLRPPRTAVEVAKVTFEISRRHRFARELAEVPDDVAVHVLPSGGPLPGDDRLSSSRRLDTTRARAASSYAASRRYLDELGGDA
- a CDS encoding cell division protein PerM → MSTTSTTRGARTRTVDGSPAPAPVVVRRGPSGVLAALQALALSLAVVVLPGVVAFLASSTGSSEGTGWGQSVTIAAGFWLLGHGVPLVASGTTVTLVPLGLTALALFCCFASARRSAHTTTSAWVAGTVTYALATLGVALLAGSTPPWGLAVAVVGGALVGGLGLGAGILARPDAPFVGDLTHRLDGWLPPSVRLGLRGGLLATSLLAGVSAVVVGAWLVAGRATSGDIVAGLVPGTVGGIVLALAQLAVLPNVVAWAGAWLVGPGFAVGEGSTFAPSGSEPGALPAVPLLGALPGDDWTNPLTPWVPAVVVVLGVVAGAFVWRRLRDVTGTHPDDDVRWLDVGLAVGGVALGAGLLVGVVSWLAGGAVGPGRLQVVGADALVVGALAAAEIGGGAALAILWSRLDVLGRRHAHPLDDEA